One window of the Eucalyptus grandis isolate ANBG69807.140 chromosome 6, ASM1654582v1, whole genome shotgun sequence genome contains the following:
- the LOC104432152 gene encoding probable disease resistance protein At5g43730 yields the protein MWNVKKEEGGARRTNQVENWLGKVQEFEGRVDQVLQEVRERDRIKCLSRCLPRNCWSSYKLGKRVDQLLNEVRELQHKKGEINDFTSLLPPPRQVLNTPLDKTVGLDSSLNTVWKWLVDKKEARVIGLYGVGGVGKTTLMRRINEKLSHANHEFEVVIWVVVSKHVNEDSIRDTIRKKLNIKDESWEGQSRNERVHLLGEVLSKKKFVLLMDDVWAGLELSQIGVLHSSPENESKIVFTTRLKQVCHHMGADETFEVQCLTPEEALALFENNIGKSSIHSHPEIQELANNIVKECKGLPLALITVGRAMAGRENLDEWKHALTTLRNKPYKLSSMVEEVKLPLESNSARGSFSIKASRDWWAKFEWDPAARVTFEGPSQGDKEEMTYGEAARKIKDDENFLITRIRFPPSGAE from the exons ATGTGGAacgtgaagaaggaggagggaggtgCACGGCGCACGAATCAAGTGGAGAACTGGTTAGGCAAGGTGCAAGAATTTGAAGGTAGAGTGGATCAAGTTCTTCAAGAAGTCAGGGAACGTGACCGAATCAAATGTCTAAGTCGCTGTCTTCCACGAAACTGCTGGTCGAGCTATAAATTGGGGAAAAGAGTTGATCAATTGCTCAATGAAGTGAGAGAGCTCCAACATAAGAAAGGAGAAATCAATGATTTCACGTCATTGCTGCCTCCTCCTCGTCAAGTGCTCAATACGCCCCTAGACAAGACTGTGGGGCTTGATAGTTCCCTTAATACAGTGTGGAAATGGCTTGTGGACAAAAAAGAAGCACGAGTGATTGGGTTATATGGAGTAGGTGGTGTGGGAAAGACCACCCTCATGAGAAGGATCAACGAGAAGCTTTCGCATGCAAATCATGAATTCGAGGTTGTTATTTGGGTGGTGGTGTCCAAGCACGTGAATGAAGATAGCATTCGAGACACCATAAGGAAAAAGCTAAACATTAAAGACGAGAGCTGGGAAGGACAATCTCGAAATGAGAGGGTCCACCTTCTGGGAGAAGTTTTGAGCAagaagaagtttgtgttgttgATGGATGATGTATGGGCAGGCCTCGAACTTTCTCAAATCGGAGTTCTTCATTCTAGTCCCGAGAACGAATCCAAAATAGTATTCACAACTCGGTTGAAGCAAGTATGCCATCATATGGGAGCCGATGAAACCTTCGAAGTACAATGCTTGACGCCCGAAGAAGCCTTGGCATTGTTCGAGAACAACATCGGCAAATCATCTATACATTCTCATCCAGAAATTCAAGAGCTTGCCAACAACATTGTCAAAGAGTGCAAAGGGTTGCCATTGGCCCTTATTACCGTCGGGCGAGCCATGGCTGGTAGAGAGAATCTCGATGAGTGGAAGCATGCACTAACAACTCTAAGGAACAAACCATACAAGCTGTCAAGTATGGTGGAGGAAGT AAAGTTGCCGTTGGAGTCGAACAGCGCGAGGGGAAGCTTCTCGATCAAAGCGAGCAGAGACTGGTGGGCTAAGTTCGAGTGGGACCCAGCTGCCCGGGTCACTTTCGAGGGGCCTAGCCAGGGTGACAAAGAGGAAATGACATATGGAGAGGCAGCACGTAAAATCAAAGATGATGAGAACTTTCTCATCACCCGGATCAGATTCCCACCCTCGGGAGCCGAGTGA
- the LOC104452325 gene encoding disease resistance protein RPS5, which translates to MSGDVKGTVEREEREGGVRRTNQVENWLCKVQEFEGGVDQVLEEARECDRIKCFSRCLPQNCWSSYKLGKRVDRLLNEARELQGKKREFSNFTSPLPSPAILAIPMVKTVGLNILLNEVWKWLADEKKTGMFGLYGMGGVGKTTLMKHINNELLCTNLKFDVVIWVVVSKQVNEDNIRDVVRKGLNIKDEIWDGWSQNHRVHHLLNSLAEKKFVLLIDDVWARLDLFEIGVLPPSPKNGSKVVFTTRSKQVCHQMGANETCEVSCLKPEEALTLFEKNIGKSLENCDDDIQRLAKDIAKECKGLPLALVTVGRAMAGREHPHEWHYALTTLRNKPHQLSGMEEVYHILEFSYNSLSDSIVKFCFLYCCLFPEDYLIDSHDLIELWIGEGLLGDTDDVYNMRESGEYVLGSLKMACLLESETVIHLGLQFVKIKMHDVIRDMATWIARDHGKKENKLLVIEKEEDMSTKGMSKWGEAEKVSLWGKWISNIHQAPLGCFQPKTLIVRETKVSVLPRGFFESMAACLMVLDLSNNNNIDVIPEGICNLISLRWELSLENEEEVVEELGRMQGLTDLSIKVNKSSSALKIFQSFQRCIRRVGIENCEGLTHIPISHSLKGSGNFSHLEVLSLEDCPMLVKMEINQGIGQAPNCYCFPSLVEVFIVKCGYLDLSWLVHAPKLQSLIVWHCNLMEKIIGDGIAREELAASGLFSRLKCLWLDNLPKLRSICDHALLFSQGAEFTICMCAGLKKLPLDSNGMRGSFSIVAGEGWWEEFEWDPAARVTLILKGPVEEMTYGEAARKIKDDESINYLTRMEFLASGEE; encoded by the exons ATGAGCGGAGATGTGAAGGGAACGGTGGAACGTGAAGAACGAGAGGGAGGTGTACGGCGCACAAATCAAGTGGAGAACTGGTTATGCAAGGTGCAAGAATTTGAAGGTGGAGTAGATCAAGTTCTTGAAGAAGCCAGGGAATGTGACCGAATCAAATGTTTCAGTCGTTGTCTTCCTCAGAATTGCTGGTCGAGCTATAAATTGGGGAAAAGAGTTGATCGATTGCTCAATGAAGCGAGAGAGCTCCAAGGTAAGAAAAGAGAATTCAGCAATTTCACGTCACCATTGCCTAGCCCGGCAATACTTGCGATACCTATGGTTAAGACCGTGGGGCTTAATATTTTGCTTAATGAAGTGTGGAAATGGCTAGCGGACGAAAAAAAAACAGGAATGTTTGGATTATACGGAATGGGCGGTGTGGGAAAGACCACCCTCATGAAACATATCAACAATGAGCTTTTGTGCACAAATCTTAAATTCGATGTCGTTATTTGGGTGGTGGTGTCAAAGCAAGTGAACGAAGATAACATTCGAGACGTCGTAAGGAAAGGACTGAACATTAAAGATGAGATCTGGGATGGATGGTCTCAGAATCATAGGGTCCATCATTTGTTGAATAGTTTGGCTGaaaagaagtttgtgttgttgATTGATGATGTATGGGCGAGGCTGGACCTTTTCGAAATCGGAGTTCTTCCTCCTAGTCCAAAGAACGGATCCAAGGTAGTATTCACAACTCGGTCGAAGCAAGTATGCCACCAAATGGGAGCCAACGAAACATGCGAAGTATCGTGCTTGAAGCCCGAAGAAGCTCTAACATTATTCGAGAAGAACATCGGCAAATCGCTTGAAAATTGTGATGATGACATTCAACGCCTGGCCAAGGACATTGCTAAAGAGTGCAAAGGGTTGCCATTGGCCCTTGTTACCGTCGGGCGAGCCATGGCTGGCAGAGAGCATCCCCATGAGTGGCATTATGCGCTAACAACTCTCAGGAACAAACCGCATCAACTGTCAGGTATGGAGGAAGTGTATCACATACTAGAGTTCAGTTATAATAGTTTAAGCGACTCTATCGTTAAATTTTGCTTCCTTTACTGTTGTCTCTTCCCTGAGGATTACCTCATAGACTCGCACGATCTTATTGAATTGTGGATTGGAGAGGGCTTGCTAGGAGACACCGATGATGTATACAATATGCGGGAGAGTGGAGAGTATGTATTGGGGAGTTTAAAGATGGCTTGTCTATTGGAAAGTGAGACGGTTATTCATTTGGGACTACAGTTTGTAAAGATAAAGATGCACGACGTTATCCGCGACATGGCGACTTGGATTGCTCGCGACCACGGGAAAAAGGAGAACAAGTTGCTAGTgatagagaaggaagaagatatGTCCACAAAAGGGATGTCCAAATGGGGGGAAGCGGAGAAAGTATCTCTATGGGGAAAATGGATTTCGAATATCCACCAAGCACCACTTGGGTGTTTCCAACCCAAAACTTTGATTGTAAGGGAAACTAAAGTGAGTGTCTTGCCAAGAGGATTTTTTGAGTCGATGGCAGCTTGTCTTATGGTCCTTGACCTATCcaacaataataatattgaCGTCATTCCCGAAGGGATTTGCAATTTGATTAGCCTACG TTGGGAATTGAGTCTAGAGAATGAagaggaggtggtggaggaACTAGGGCGCATGCAAGGTCTCACCGATTTATCTATCAAGGTGAACAAATCTTCCTCTGCCCTAAAAATATTCCAATCCTTTCAGAGATGCATAAGGAGAGTAGGTATCGAGAATTGCGAGGGCTTGACCCACATCCCAATAAGTCACTCATTAAAAGGGAGCGGCAATTTCTCGCATTTAGAGGTGCTTTCTCTAGAAGATTGTCCTATGCTTGTGAAGATGGAGATTAATCAAGGGATAGGACAAGCGCCCAACTGCTATTGCTTCCCCAGCCTCGTTGAAGTTTTCATTGTAAAATGCGGATATTTGGACTTGTCCTGGCTTGTGCATGCTCCGAAACTCCAAAGTTTGATAGTCTGGCATTGtaatttgatggagaaaataatCGGGGATGGAATTGCAAGAGAGGAATTAGCTGCTTCAGGACTATTCTCACGTCTCAAATGCCTATGGCTCGACAATCTTCCAAAACTAAGGAGCATTTGCGACCACGCTCTACTTTTCTCTCAAGGGGCGGAATTCACGATATGTATGTGTGCTGGTCTCAAAAAGTTACCGTTGGACTCGAACGGAATGAGGGGAAGCTTCTCGATCGTTGCGGGAGAAGGCTGGTGGGAGGAGTTCGAGTGGGACCCAGCCGCCCGGGTCACTTTGATTTTGAAGGGTCCCGTAGAGGAAATGACATATGGAGAGGCAGCACGTAAAATCAAAGATGATGAGTCCATCAACTACTTGACCAGGATGGAATTCCTAGCCTCGGGAGAGGAGTGA